A genomic window from Cloacibacillus evryensis DSM 19522 includes:
- a CDS encoding FAD binding domain-containing protein codes for MNVLERPRTLDELFSIYRPGMEFVAGGSDWVIKNHGRLAGGTSVADLSLMEELKGISFEEGLLRIGAMETMTDLHRSRLVRKYASALADAAYVMGSEQIRNRATVGGNVANSSPAADTPAPLAALGARAVTASAAGERALTIEEVLGRNKNRLAAGEIIKGFVIPADESRVSAFLKIGSRSQVSISRINIAVSARYEDGLYKEARVYVGTLGSAAQRCAGAEAALGAPGFEEGFPEELCAFAASAIPGRPTLPYKQSALRALAQDVTALLMKRTGRGGADD; via the coding sequence ATGAACGTCCTCGAACGCCCGCGCACGCTGGACGAACTCTTTTCGATCTACCGCCCCGGTATGGAATTTGTAGCCGGGGGCAGCGACTGGGTGATAAAAAATCACGGCAGGCTCGCCGGGGGAACCTCGGTGGCCGATCTTTCGCTGATGGAAGAGCTCAAAGGGATATCTTTTGAGGAAGGCTTACTGCGGATCGGCGCGATGGAGACGATGACGGACCTTCACCGCAGCCGGCTGGTGCGAAAATACGCCTCCGCGTTGGCGGACGCCGCCTACGTCATGGGCTCGGAACAGATACGCAACCGCGCCACAGTCGGCGGCAACGTCGCCAACTCCTCTCCCGCGGCGGATACCCCGGCTCCGCTCGCCGCGCTCGGCGCGCGGGCCGTGACCGCATCGGCGGCTGGCGAACGCGCCCTTACCATCGAAGAGGTCCTCGGCCGCAATAAAAATAGACTCGCCGCGGGCGAGATCATAAAAGGATTTGTCATACCTGCCGACGAGAGCCGCGTCTCAGCGTTCTTGAAGATCGGCAGCCGGAGCCAGGTCAGCATCTCACGCATAAACATCGCCGTTTCCGCGCGATACGAGGACGGGCTTTATAAAGAAGCCCGCGTCTATGTGGGCACGCTCGGCTCCGCGGCCCAAAGATGCGCCGGCGCGGAAGCCGCGCTCGGCGCGCCGGGATTTGAAGAGGGGTTCCCAGAGGAGCTTTGCGCCTTTGCCGCTTCGGCTATCCCGGGACGTCCGACGCTGCCCTATAAGCAGTCGGCGCTGCGCGCGCTCGCGCAGGATGTGACTGCCCTTCTTATGAAGAGAACGGGAAGGGGTGGGGCGGATGACTAA
- a CDS encoding HAL/PAL/TAL family ammonia-lyase codes for MKIVLTGNDLTVAKVWEIAVNGAEVEISPEANERLEASRKLVYELVDADVPVYGFNTGVGWNKDHTIAKEFFEDFNRKLIYSHSFGVEPEASEAEVRAIMAIRLNCLLLGYTGIQPAVARRYAELLNAGIHPVVPEKGSVGEADLTPLAHIGLVMIGEGEAYYQGRRMSSAEAHKLAGLEPVVLGPKDGLAIVSSSAFSAGEAALAVKELEELVEMGDVISSLSLEGLHGNTSPLEPEVMAARKLEGQAKSAERMRAYLAGSDVYKRYPGKPVQDPLCFRGAAYINGSLRDALAYAEKYLVIQMNSTDDNPCLLLDEKRIISNSNFETTTLATAVEMLSIVLSHVSRMSCYRMLRLANPELTKLPRFLSHDGGESHCFGTIQKCFGSLDTEIRHLSNPCSVDYLSLSGSIEDHSNNTPLVVQHLRQIVKDLQYIYGMELIHACQAIELRKQRDGFALGKGTAAAYEAFRRVIPLYTNDRPLAPDVKKAYEFVKSAAILKSVKEVL; via the coding sequence ATGAAGATCGTACTGACAGGAAATGATCTGACCGTCGCCAAGGTATGGGAGATCGCGGTAAACGGCGCGGAAGTTGAGATCAGCCCCGAGGCGAACGAGAGGCTTGAGGCTTCGCGTAAACTCGTCTACGAGCTGGTGGACGCCGACGTGCCCGTCTACGGCTTCAATACCGGCGTCGGCTGGAACAAGGACCACACGATAGCGAAAGAATTTTTCGAGGATTTCAACCGCAAGCTTATCTATTCGCACTCCTTCGGCGTGGAGCCGGAGGCCTCCGAGGCCGAGGTGCGCGCGATCATGGCGATCAGGCTCAACTGCCTGCTGCTCGGCTACACGGGCATCCAGCCCGCCGTCGCGCGTCGCTACGCCGAGTTGCTCAACGCGGGCATCCATCCCGTCGTTCCCGAGAAGGGTTCCGTCGGAGAAGCCGACCTCACGCCGCTCGCGCACATCGGCCTCGTGATGATCGGCGAGGGCGAGGCCTATTACCAGGGCCGCCGCATGAGCTCTGCCGAGGCGCACAAGCTCGCCGGCCTCGAGCCGGTCGTGCTCGGCCCGAAGGATGGCCTCGCGATCGTCAGTTCGAGCGCTTTCTCCGCGGGAGAGGCCGCGCTGGCGGTAAAGGAGCTTGAAGAGCTCGTCGAAATGGGGGACGTCATATCCAGCCTTTCGCTCGAAGGGCTCCACGGCAACACCTCGCCCCTCGAACCGGAGGTGATGGCGGCGCGGAAGCTGGAAGGGCAGGCGAAGAGCGCGGAACGGATGCGCGCCTATCTCGCGGGCAGCGACGTCTACAAAAGATACCCCGGCAAGCCGGTGCAGGACCCGCTCTGCTTCAGAGGCGCGGCCTATATCAATGGCTCGCTGCGCGACGCGCTCGCATACGCGGAGAAATATCTCGTCATCCAGATGAACAGCACTGACGACAACCCCTGCCTGCTGCTTGACGAGAAGCGGATCATCTCCAATTCCAACTTCGAGACGACGACGCTCGCGACGGCGGTGGAGATGCTTTCGATCGTCCTCAGCCACGTCTCGCGCATGTCCTGCTACCGTATGCTGCGCCTCGCCAACCCCGAGCTGACGAAGCTGCCGCGCTTCCTGAGCCACGACGGCGGCGAGTCGCACTGCTTCGGTACGATACAGAAGTGTTTTGGCTCGCTTGATACGGAGATACGCCACCTATCGAATCCCTGTTCAGTCGATTACCTCTCGCTCTCAGGCTCGATAGAGGACCACTCCAACAACACGCCGCTCGTCGTGCAGCATCTGCGCCAGATAGTGAAGGATCTCCAGTATATCTACGGCATGGAGCTGATACACGCCTGCCAGGCCATCGAGCTGCGCAAACAGCGCGACGGCTTTGCCCTCGGCAAAGGGACCGCCGCGGCATACGAGGCGTTCCGCCGAGTGATCCCGCTCTATACCAACGACAGGCCGCTGGCGCCGGACGTCAAGAAGGCCTACGAGTTTGTCAAAAGCGCGGCGATTTTAAAGAGCGTCAAAGAGGTACTGTAA
- a CDS encoding (2Fe-2S)-binding protein, which produces MRISLTLNGKTRTAEVEADTRLIDMLRNSFRLTGVKEGCGAGECGACTVLLDDEAVCSCVVPAVQSDGHSVTTIEGLEENGELDALQQAFIDCDAVQCGFCTPGMIMSAKALLLKNPHPNRDEIKRALAGNVCRCTGYIPIVNAVSEAAERLGGNGR; this is translated from the coding sequence ATGAGGATTTCATTGACGCTTAATGGAAAGACAAGGACGGCGGAGGTCGAGGCCGATACGCGGCTCATCGACATGCTGCGGAACAGTTTCCGGCTTACCGGTGTGAAGGAGGGCTGCGGCGCGGGAGAATGCGGCGCCTGCACGGTGCTGCTTGACGACGAGGCCGTATGTTCCTGCGTCGTCCCAGCCGTTCAGTCCGACGGCCATTCGGTGACGACGATCGAGGGGCTTGAGGAAAACGGCGAACTTGACGCGCTCCAGCAGGCCTTCATCGACTGCGACGCGGTACAGTGCGGCTTCTGCACTCCCGGCATGATAATGTCCGCGAAGGCGCTGCTGCTGAAAAATCCCCATCCGAACCGCGACGAGATCAAGCGCGCGCTCGCGGGGAACGTCTGCCGCTGTACGGGATACATCCCGATCGTCAACGCCGTCTCTGAGGCCGCCGAAAGGCTCGGGGGGAACGGAAGATGA
- a CDS encoding aromatic amino acid ammonia-lyase, with amino-acid sequence MSIYYIDGNSLTLETIRTIMADKEARVALSDEAAARCRATRSQIDRWMEKDAPVVYGVNTGLGNLKDVVVPPEKHIEWNKTLPYPHAAGMGDYLPPEVTLTSLLLRANVLARGYSGVRPELIERILAIYNAKVAPAVHSEGSTGLSDLGPLAQNVMTVAGLDEAKAYYEGGLMPSREALRKAGLAESFTLECKEVLAQMNGSTMTQAIAVLAFLRFEELLPRVEARLAGGAELPEFFAGCSGVVEFTKGILNRENNISCDNPLLFELPEGGYEAVMGCNCSNTQVGYAADMMNTVIVELANGVFEKISGKIAKNEGRHLLNKIKTCAMQVSADSIPTKGGQEDHVEFSFTAARKFYYAVELAGKFLTL; translated from the coding sequence ATGAGCATTTATTACATAGACGGAAACAGCCTTACCCTTGAAACGATCCGCACGATAATGGCGGACAAAGAGGCGCGCGTCGCCCTTTCCGACGAGGCGGCCGCGCGCTGCCGCGCCACGCGTTCGCAGATCGACCGCTGGATGGAAAAGGACGCTCCCGTCGTCTACGGAGTGAACACGGGGCTCGGCAACCTCAAGGATGTCGTCGTGCCGCCGGAGAAGCATATCGAATGGAACAAGACGCTGCCCTATCCGCACGCGGCCGGCATGGGCGACTATCTGCCGCCCGAGGTGACGCTGACCTCGCTGCTGCTGCGCGCCAACGTGCTCGCGAGAGGATACAGCGGCGTGCGCCCCGAGCTTATAGAGAGGATACTTGCCATCTATAACGCGAAGGTGGCGCCGGCCGTCCACAGCGAGGGTTCGACGGGGCTTTCCGACCTCGGCCCGCTCGCGCAGAACGTGATGACGGTGGCCGGGCTCGACGAGGCGAAGGCCTATTACGAAGGCGGACTGATGCCGTCGCGCGAGGCGCTGCGCAAAGCCGGACTAGCCGAGAGCTTCACGCTCGAATGCAAAGAGGTGCTTGCGCAGATGAACGGCTCCACGATGACGCAGGCGATCGCCGTGCTGGCCTTCCTGCGTTTTGAGGAGCTGCTGCCGCGTGTCGAGGCGCGTCTGGCCGGCGGCGCAGAACTGCCGGAATTTTTCGCCGGCTGCAGCGGGGTCGTCGAATTCACAAAAGGAATACTTAACAGGGAGAACAACATCTCCTGCGACAACCCCCTGCTCTTCGAGCTGCCCGAGGGCGGCTATGAGGCGGTGATGGGCTGCAACTGCAGCAATACGCAGGTCGGCTACGCGGCGGATATGATGAACACCGTCATCGTCGAGCTCGCGAACGGCGTCTTTGAAAAGATATCCGGCAAGATCGCGAAGAACGAGGGCCGCCACCTGCTGAACAAGATAAAGACCTGCGCGATGCAGGTCAGCGCCGATTCGATACCGACAAAGGGCGGGCAGGAGGACCACGTGGAATTCAGCTTTACCGCCGCCCGTAAATTTTACTACGCCGTGGAGCTGGCGGGGAAGTTTTTGACGCTCTGA
- a CDS encoding xanthine dehydrogenase family protein molybdopterin-binding subunit, whose amino-acid sequence MERNFSVVKHPVVRLEARDKLTGRAVYTDDMKLPGMVYGAVVRSPHARAVVTKIDLSAAEAVPGYVGALLPEDVPDTLYNCSGNPPSPLLLKDEKILTTEPKCAGDRILCVAAETPEACREACDKVVVEYSVLPPIFTIDEALKRGDEPLQPHLAEDNVIWKREVKEGDTDEGFKDSDVIIEGSFHIPPMQHTAIEPTACICDFSDGRELTIWSNSQTVFQERRIISELVGIRENKIRIIKPAVGGGFGARQQLHSQPAAALLSKKIKRPVKIVNTREEELTGTVVRHGATAAVRLGATKEGKLTAFYADYKLNTGPYTTHGPTVLCAGARKFQYAIQSYFFDGKCLLTNHATAGAFRGYGNMQLAFAREVMLDRLSRKLGIDPIELRLKNHVTVGGHFPGSELPVTSCEIEQCVRICMKERKKIDAAEGLIDNDDIRQAWGVSFGCHGSGPSSKEGLSSAIVNVNSDGSVELLVGSADIGQGSETMLSQIAAETLKVPLAEVTITAADTKITPYDTGTFGSSQTFICGTAVYRACLDVYETLKKILDQISEDKVILCERIFYIGGEKLDFRAAVKRALFHQRGGVIVGRGFYKADACPNPFSVCMVKAEYHKKINAIRLLHLIETVDVGTPINPLTVEGQIEGGAAQGVGYTLTEQIEISNIAKKPLSSDLLHYKIPLCSDLPRIHSFIAESYEPTGPCGAKSVGELSTVPIAPAIVNAAARASGREISSIPLCEEFLILPNVAE is encoded by the coding sequence ATGGAGAGGAATTTTTCCGTTGTCAAACATCCCGTGGTGCGGCTCGAGGCCAGGGACAAGCTGACTGGGCGCGCAGTCTACACCGACGACATGAAGCTGCCGGGAATGGTCTATGGGGCCGTCGTCAGAAGTCCCCACGCGCGCGCCGTCGTCACTAAAATAGATCTGAGCGCCGCGGAGGCCGTCCCCGGATATGTGGGCGCGCTCCTGCCGGAGGATGTGCCTGACACCCTCTACAACTGCTCGGGCAACCCGCCCTCGCCGCTGCTGCTTAAAGATGAAAAGATACTCACGACGGAACCGAAGTGCGCGGGCGACCGCATACTCTGCGTCGCCGCCGAGACCCCCGAAGCATGCCGCGAGGCCTGCGATAAAGTCGTCGTCGAATATTCCGTACTGCCGCCGATCTTCACGATAGACGAGGCGCTGAAAAGAGGAGACGAACCGCTTCAGCCGCACCTTGCCGAAGACAACGTCATCTGGAAGCGCGAGGTCAAAGAGGGCGACACCGACGAGGGTTTCAAAGACTCGGACGTCATCATCGAGGGCAGTTTTCACATCCCGCCGATGCAGCATACGGCGATCGAACCGACCGCCTGCATCTGCGACTTCAGCGACGGGCGCGAGCTCACGATCTGGAGCAACTCCCAGACCGTCTTTCAGGAGCGCCGGATAATCAGCGAACTCGTCGGCATCCGCGAAAACAAAATACGCATCATTAAGCCGGCGGTCGGCGGCGGCTTCGGCGCGCGCCAGCAGCTTCACTCGCAGCCGGCGGCGGCGCTCCTGTCGAAGAAGATCAAGCGGCCCGTCAAGATCGTCAACACGCGCGAGGAGGAGCTGACCGGCACGGTCGTCAGGCACGGAGCCACGGCGGCGGTGCGCCTCGGCGCGACGAAAGAGGGAAAGCTGACGGCCTTCTACGCCGACTACAAGCTCAACACGGGGCCATACACGACGCACGGCCCGACCGTCCTCTGCGCGGGCGCGAGAAAATTCCAGTACGCCATCCAGAGCTACTTCTTCGACGGCAAATGCCTGCTCACGAACCACGCCACGGCGGGGGCTTTCCGGGGCTACGGCAACATGCAGCTGGCCTTCGCGCGCGAGGTGATGCTCGACAGGCTCTCACGGAAGCTCGGCATCGACCCGATAGAGCTGCGCCTCAAGAACCACGTCACCGTCGGCGGGCATTTCCCAGGCTCGGAGCTGCCGGTTACAAGCTGCGAGATCGAGCAGTGTGTGCGCATCTGCATGAAGGAACGTAAAAAGATAGACGCCGCGGAAGGGCTGATCGACAACGACGATATCCGCCAGGCCTGGGGAGTCTCCTTCGGCTGCCACGGCTCCGGCCCGTCGTCGAAGGAGGGGCTCAGCTCGGCGATCGTCAACGTCAACAGCGACGGCAGCGTCGAGCTGCTCGTCGGCTCGGCGGACATCGGTCAGGGCAGCGAAACGATGCTCTCGCAGATCGCCGCCGAAACGCTCAAAGTCCCGCTTGCGGAGGTGACGATCACGGCGGCCGACACGAAGATCACCCCTTACGACACGGGGACCTTCGGCAGCAGCCAGACCTTCATCTGCGGCACCGCCGTCTACCGCGCCTGTCTCGACGTCTATGAAACGCTGAAAAAAATACTCGACCAGATATCGGAAGACAAGGTCATCCTCTGCGAGAGGATATTTTACATCGGCGGCGAAAAGCTGGACTTCCGCGCGGCGGTAAAGAGGGCGCTCTTCCACCAGCGCGGCGGCGTCATCGTCGGCCGCGGCTTCTACAAGGCCGACGCCTGTCCCAACCCCTTCTCCGTCTGCATGGTGAAGGCCGAGTACCATAAGAAAATAAACGCCATCCGCCTGCTCCACCTCATCGAGACGGTCGACGTCGGCACGCCGATAAATCCGCTCACGGTGGAGGGCCAGATCGAGGGCGGCGCGGCGCAGGGAGTCGGCTACACGCTGACGGAACAGATAGAGATCAGCAACATCGCGAAAAAGCCGCTCTCCTCCGACCTGCTCCACTACAAGATACCTCTTTGTTCGGACCTGCCGCGGATACATTC
- a CDS encoding BCCT family transporter, with amino-acid sequence MDSGKTPMDMKKAVRWEVFIPAYIVIAAAAIVGIVNKDMLTQACNMIFTWSLDTFGWLYQISIMACFVLVAVVTFSKIGKIRIGGKDAKPKYSFATWFAMALTGGIATGIVTWGVNEPVIYLGNVWGELDKLGITPGTTDAAIFAMARTYYNWTFVPYAIYALCGLLVAYIYYHKRDSLTVTATLKPLFGDKIATPAASAVIDTLSMLALTIGLTTGLTMAITLTVTGLKAGYGIDVNLPVFIAIGVAIVCAFTFSTYVGLDKGLKIVGNLNAWFYYGLIVLLFVAGPTLFILRIGTAGLATWMHNFWLWGLDPIDIGGAPLTRSWTLFDWAFWVGYAPVTGIFLAMLSYGRTIREYMIVNWVLPSLFGIVWFAVWGSSAMHMQMSGGADLVGALNSGGAVMALWEFLKNLPFGIGYVVLPVNILVILASFITCADATLTNIGSMCMRNVPIGTEPPAKIKIVWGISVGIVSIIMAAFGGGAQGVDGVKALSSAAGFVVLFIFAIQVVAFVKVFFIDKFQEEPAAEDHQK; translated from the coding sequence ATGGATTCCGGAAAAACTCCGATGGACATGAAGAAAGCGGTGCGTTGGGAAGTATTTATTCCCGCCTACATCGTCATCGCGGCGGCGGCTATTGTAGGCATCGTCAACAAGGACATGCTGACTCAGGCCTGCAACATGATCTTTACCTGGTCGCTTGACACCTTTGGATGGCTCTATCAGATCTCGATCATGGCCTGTTTTGTGCTGGTGGCGGTCGTGACCTTCTCGAAGATCGGCAAAATCAGGATCGGCGGCAAGGACGCCAAGCCCAAGTATTCATTCGCTACATGGTTCGCGATGGCGCTCACGGGCGGCATCGCCACCGGCATCGTCACCTGGGGCGTCAACGAACCGGTAATTTATCTTGGCAACGTCTGGGGAGAACTTGACAAACTGGGCATCACTCCCGGAACGACCGACGCCGCTATCTTCGCGATGGCGCGCACCTACTATAACTGGACCTTCGTGCCTTACGCGATCTACGCGCTGTGCGGACTGCTCGTCGCCTACATCTACTACCATAAGAGGGACAGCCTCACGGTCACCGCGACGCTGAAGCCGCTCTTCGGCGACAAGATCGCGACGCCCGCGGCATCGGCGGTCATCGACACCCTCTCGATGCTCGCGCTGACGATCGGGCTCACGACGGGGCTCACGATGGCCATCACGCTCACGGTCACCGGCCTCAAGGCGGGCTATGGCATCGACGTGAATCTGCCTGTCTTCATCGCGATCGGCGTGGCGATCGTCTGCGCTTTCACCTTCTCGACATACGTCGGCCTCGACAAGGGGCTTAAAATCGTCGGCAACCTCAACGCCTGGTTCTATTATGGGCTGATCGTGCTCCTCTTCGTCGCCGGACCGACGCTCTTCATCCTCAGGATCGGCACCGCGGGGCTTGCCACCTGGATGCACAACTTCTGGCTCTGGGGCCTCGACCCGATCGATATCGGCGGCGCTCCGCTCACGCGCTCATGGACGCTCTTCGACTGGGCCTTCTGGGTCGGATACGCGCCTGTTACGGGCATCTTCCTCGCCATGCTCTCATACGGCAGGACCATACGCGAATATATGATCGTCAACTGGGTGCTTCCCTCGCTATTCGGCATTGTCTGGTTCGCCGTCTGGGGCTCCAGCGCGATGCACATGCAGATGTCCGGCGGAGCCGACCTCGTCGGCGCGCTCAACAGCGGCGGCGCGGTGATGGCGCTCTGGGAATTCCTTAAGAACCTGCCCTTCGGCATCGGCTATGTCGTGCTGCCTGTCAACATCCTCGTCATCCTCGCCTCCTTCATCACCTGCGCCGACGCGACACTGACGAACATCGGCTCGATGTGTATGCGCAACGTTCCCATCGGCACCGAGCCTCCGGCGAAGATCAAGATAGTCTGGGGTATCTCGGTCGGTATCGTCTCGATCATCATGGCGGCCTTCGGCGGCGGCGCTCAGGGAGTGGACGGCGTCAAGGCGCTCTCCTCCGCGGCCGGCTTCGTGGTGCTTTTCATCTTTGCGATACAGGTGGTAGCTTTTGTCAAGGTATTCTTTATCGATAAGTTCCAGGAGGAACCGGCAGCGGAGGATCATCAGAAATGA
- a CDS encoding xanthine dehydrogenase family protein molybdopterin-binding subunit, with product MTNKDFKYIGKRVIREDSADKVRGAYDYLADSLPQDTLVGVPLLSEQPNAIIKNIDISEAERMEGVIVLTFRDAPDNKYNSGEWFPGQNDFPDETILTGHARHVGDRIGLVLADDEDRARAALRMIKVEYEALPPVVDMREAQEKAALLHEDGESSFTGRLGYGDADAAFAAAAYVESDEIYTPKIHHAAMETHCVLALPRPENVIEVHTPCQIIFGVQHAVAQVLPLPLSKIRVIKANMGGTFGGKQESVFEPLCAWAAWKLRRPVFINTNRGETMAATRTRAAVRGRVTTALDAEGRILARKFDITADAGAYLTGTKKVMMAMGKKASRLYRIPAMVYEGRVVRTSTTPAGACRGYGSPQIHTITEIHTDLMCKRLGLDPVRFRLDNLVHDGDADPSGASNIGKARVIECLTRGAERFGWEWLRGPSESPDGRFVTASGFACCTHGNGYYKTIYHDMTQMSLRILEDGSAILRTAIHELGNGTTTALAQIVAEATGIDISKVTVTEGDTNFSSYDAGCQASRVIYVCGECARLVSEEAVKLLCAKASEIYDAPAELRDGFVVAGGKKIDLGEAVRSIMMKKRCSVEAHYEHAPDANPASFGVHFAQVRVDKLTGLVKVEKYLAVHDVGQSINRSFVDGQIYGGVQMGIGMALCEELDYGADGRPKAQNFDKYHMVNAPDMPEVDILLIEDGEPGGPFGAKSIGEVCTVPVSAAIVNAVNRALGTSLTELPLTPAKIAAAAEKR from the coding sequence ATGACTAATAAAGATTTTAAATATATAGGCAAAAGGGTCATTCGCGAGGATTCCGCGGACAAGGTGCGCGGCGCGTACGACTATCTCGCGGACTCGCTGCCGCAGGACACGCTCGTTGGAGTGCCGCTGCTCAGCGAACAGCCCAACGCTATTATTAAAAATATCGATATTTCCGAAGCGGAGCGGATGGAGGGCGTCATTGTGCTCACATTCCGCGACGCGCCTGACAATAAATACAACAGCGGCGAATGGTTCCCCGGGCAGAACGACTTTCCTGATGAAACGATCCTCACCGGCCACGCGCGCCATGTCGGCGACCGCATCGGCCTCGTGCTCGCGGATGACGAGGACAGGGCCCGCGCCGCGTTGCGCATGATAAAGGTCGAATATGAGGCGCTGCCGCCGGTGGTCGATATGCGCGAAGCGCAGGAAAAGGCGGCGCTGCTCCACGAGGACGGCGAAAGTTCGTTCACGGGCCGCCTCGGCTACGGAGACGCCGACGCTGCTTTCGCCGCGGCCGCCTACGTCGAAAGCGACGAGATATACACGCCCAAGATACACCACGCGGCGATGGAGACGCACTGCGTCCTCGCGCTGCCGCGCCCGGAGAACGTCATCGAGGTGCATACTCCGTGCCAGATAATATTCGGCGTTCAGCACGCGGTGGCGCAGGTGCTGCCGCTGCCGCTCTCAAAGATCCGCGTCATCAAGGCCAACATGGGCGGCACCTTCGGCGGCAAGCAGGAGTCGGTCTTTGAGCCGCTCTGTGCCTGGGCCGCCTGGAAGCTGCGCCGCCCCGTATTCATCAACACGAACCGCGGCGAGACGATGGCCGCCACGCGCACGCGCGCCGCGGTTCGCGGCCGCGTGACGACGGCGCTCGACGCCGAAGGCCGCATTCTCGCGCGCAAGTTCGACATTACCGCCGACGCCGGCGCTTATCTGACGGGGACGAAAAAGGTGATGATGGCGATGGGCAAAAAAGCTTCGCGCCTCTACCGTATCCCCGCGATGGTTTACGAGGGGCGCGTCGTGCGCACCTCGACGACGCCGGCGGGTGCCTGCCGCGGCTACGGCTCGCCGCAGATACACACGATCACCGAGATACATACGGATCTCATGTGCAAACGTCTCGGCCTCGACCCCGTGCGTTTTCGCCTCGACAACCTCGTCCACGACGGCGACGCCGACCCGAGCGGCGCTTCCAATATCGGCAAAGCGCGCGTCATAGAGTGCCTCACGCGGGGCGCGGAACGTTTCGGCTGGGAATGGCTTCGCGGACCTTCGGAAAGTCCCGACGGACGTTTCGTCACGGCGTCCGGCTTTGCTTGCTGTACGCATGGCAACGGCTATTACAAAACCATTTATCACGACATGACGCAGATGTCGCTGCGCATCCTTGAGGACGGTTCGGCGATACTGCGCACGGCGATCCACGAACTTGGCAACGGCACGACGACGGCGCTCGCGCAGATCGTCGCCGAGGCCACCGGAATAGACATTTCAAAGGTGACAGTCACGGAGGGCGACACGAATTTCAGCTCTTACGACGCCGGCTGTCAGGCGAGCCGCGTCATCTACGTCTGCGGCGAATGCGCGCGCCTCGTCTCCGAGGAGGCCGTCAAGCTGTTATGCGCCAAAGCCTCGGAAATATACGACGCCCCCGCCGAGCTTCGCGACGGTTTTGTCGTCGCCGGCGGCAAGAAGATAGATCTCGGCGAGGCCGTGCGCAGCATAATGATGAAGAAGCGCTGTTCGGTCGAAGCTCACTATGAGCACGCGCCTGACGCCAACCCCGCCTCATTCGGCGTTCACTTCGCGCAGGTGAGGGTGGATAAACTTACGGGCCTGGTCAAGGTAGAGAAATACCTTGCCGTCCATGACGTGGGGCAGAGCATAAACCGCAGCTTCGTCGACGGGCAGATATACGGCGGCGTGCAGATGGGCATCGGCATGGCGCTCTGCGAAGAACTTGATTACGGAGCCGACGGCAGGCCGAAGGCTCAAAACTTCGACAAGTACCACATGGTCAACGCGCCCGATATGCCCGAGGTCGATATCCTGCTCATAGAGGACGGAGAGCCGGGCGGCCCGTTCGGGGCCAAGAGCATAGGCGAGGTCTGCACCGTCCCCGTATCGGCGGCGATAGTCAACGCCGTCAACAGGGCGCTGGGGACCTCGCTCACGGAACTGCCGCTGACGCCGGCGAAGATCGCGGCGGCGGCTGAAAAAAGGTAA
- a CDS encoding (2Fe-2S)-binding protein, translated as MNYKIEILLNGEKCRFEVSENETLLDTIRERAGLEGCKRGCDSGECGACTVLLDGEPVNSCSYLAVQADGRSVVTIEGLTKGSELHPVQQAFYDAGAVQCGYCIPGMVLSAKALLDKKPAPSSDEIRKALAGNLCRCTGYTKIEKAVKLAAERMGGGTK; from the coding sequence ATGAATTACAAAATAGAGATACTTCTTAACGGAGAGAAATGCCGTTTCGAAGTATCTGAAAATGAAACATTGCTTGACACTATACGCGAAAGGGCCGGCCTTGAGGGCTGCAAACGCGGCTGCGACAGCGGGGAGTGCGGGGCCTGTACCGTGCTGCTCGACGGCGAGCCGGTGAACTCCTGCTCATACCTGGCGGTCCAGGCCGACGGGCGCTCCGTCGTCACGATCGAAGGACTCACAAAGGGCTCCGAGCTCCATCCCGTGCAGCAGGCCTTTTATGACGCGGGAGCCGTCCAGTGCGGCTACTGTATCCCGGGCATGGTGCTCTCGGCGAAGGCGCTGCTCGATAAAAAGCCCGCTCCGTCCTCCGACGAGATACGCAAAGCCCTTGCCGGCAATCTCTGCCGCTGCACCGGCTATACAAAGATAGAGAAGGCGGTGAAACTCGCCGCCGAAAGAATGGGCGGAGGGACGAAGTGA